The Planococcus versutus genome contains a region encoding:
- a CDS encoding enoyl-CoA hydratase, with protein sequence MEFISWKKEDGIAIATINRPPANALSRSLILEVNELLNQVENDEEVRVIVLHGEGRFFSAGADIKEFTQVSSGEEFSKLSASGQEVFERVETFHKPVIAAIHGAALGGGLELAMSCHMRFVTENAKLGLPELQLGLIPGFAGTQRLPRYVGAAKAAEMLLTSDPISGTEAAHYGLANRVFAEEELLSETLSIARKIAKKSPVSVKAAIQMLQYAKPASYYEGVNAEAQSFGTVFVSEDAKEGIQAFLEKREAQFKGK encoded by the coding sequence ATGGAATTTATCAGTTGGAAAAAAGAAGATGGCATAGCAATTGCGACGATTAATCGTCCACCGGCAAATGCGCTATCTCGTTCGCTTATTTTAGAAGTCAATGAATTGCTGAACCAAGTGGAAAATGACGAAGAAGTTCGTGTCATTGTTTTGCACGGAGAAGGCAGATTCTTTTCTGCAGGAGCTGACATTAAAGAATTTACGCAAGTATCTTCAGGCGAAGAATTCTCAAAGTTATCAGCGAGTGGTCAAGAAGTTTTCGAACGCGTTGAAACTTTTCATAAGCCTGTAATTGCAGCGATTCACGGAGCGGCTTTAGGTGGCGGTTTAGAATTGGCAATGAGTTGTCACATGCGATTTGTCACTGAAAATGCTAAACTAGGATTACCGGAACTTCAATTAGGTTTAATCCCCGGTTTTGCAGGAACACAGCGTTTGCCAAGATACGTAGGCGCAGCGAAAGCGGCTGAGATGTTGTTAACGAGCGATCCGATTTCTGGAACAGAAGCCGCGCATTATGGGTTGGCTAACCGCGTATTTGCAGAAGAAGAACTTCTTTCGGAAACGCTTTCAATCGCACGTAAGATCGCGAAAAAAAGTCCGGTTTCTGTAAAGGCAGCGATTCAAATGTTGCAATATGCAAAGCCCGCGTCGTATTATGAAGGCGTAAATGCTGAAGCTCAATCTTTTGGAACTGTTTTTGTTTCGGAAGATGCAAAAGAAGGAATCCAGGCATTTCTGGAAAAACGCGAAGCACAATTTAAAGGGAAATAA
- a CDS encoding TetR/AcrR family transcriptional regulator: MRKDKPKYKQIIDAAVIVIAENGYHQAQVSKIAKQAGVADGTIYLYFKNKEDILISVFQEKMGVFVSKLEQIIARDLTASSKLGLMIESHFELLASDIHLAIVTQLELRQSNPELRTKINDVLREYLKLMDQILVKGMEDGEFDAKMDIRLARQMVFGTMDETITTWVMNDHKYDLIELAPKVQRLLLKGMQA, translated from the coding sequence GTGAGAAAAGACAAGCCGAAATACAAACAAATTATTGATGCTGCAGTTATTGTGATTGCCGAAAATGGCTATCATCAAGCGCAAGTTTCAAAAATAGCAAAACAAGCTGGCGTCGCCGATGGGACGATTTATTTGTATTTCAAAAACAAAGAAGATATTTTAATTTCTGTTTTTCAAGAAAAAATGGGTGTGTTCGTCAGTAAATTAGAACAAATCATTGCACGCGACTTGACGGCATCAAGCAAGTTAGGGCTTATGATTGAAAGTCATTTTGAACTGCTAGCTAGCGATATTCATTTAGCGATTGTAACGCAACTTGAATTGCGACAGTCAAATCCTGAACTTCGAACAAAGATCAATGACGTGTTGCGTGAGTATTTAAAATTGATGGATCAAATTCTTGTCAAAGGAATGGAAGATGGGGAATTTGATGCAAAAATGGATATTCGTTTAGCAAGACAGATGGTTTTTGGTACAATGGATGAGACCATTACAACCTGGGTCATGAATGATCATAAGTATGATTTAATCGAACTTGCACCAAAAGTTCAACGTTTGCTGCTAAAGGGTATGCAGGCTTAA
- a CDS encoding electron transfer flavoprotein subunit alpha/FixB family protein, whose protein sequence is MAKKVLVLGETREGALRNVSFEAIAAAKKISGGGEVVAVLIGDTVAEFGAELVAYGADRVITVEHPHLKSYTSDGYGQAFMAVVEQEKPEGLVFGHTSVGKDLAPKIASKLQAGLISDVTDIEGEGDDAVFIRPIFSGKAFEKVKLKGGLTFITVRSNNIAPLEREERSGDVSSLSVDITNLRTIIKNVVRKSTEGVDLSEAKVIVAGGRGVKSTEGFEPLQELANLLGGAVGASRGACDADYCDYSLQIGQTGKVVTPDLYIAAGISGAIQHMAGMSNSKVIVAINKDPEANIFKVADYGIVGDLFEVIPMLTEEFKKIM, encoded by the coding sequence ATGGCGAAGAAAGTATTAGTTTTAGGCGAAACGCGCGAAGGTGCTTTACGTAATGTTTCATTTGAAGCCATCGCGGCTGCTAAGAAAATCTCTGGCGGTGGTGAAGTAGTGGCTGTTTTGATCGGAGATACAGTGGCTGAATTTGGAGCTGAACTTGTGGCGTACGGTGCAGATCGTGTCATCACAGTTGAACATCCACATTTGAAATCGTATACATCTGATGGCTATGGTCAAGCATTTATGGCTGTTGTTGAACAAGAAAAACCTGAAGGTCTTGTTTTTGGCCATACGTCAGTTGGCAAAGACTTGGCACCCAAAATCGCTTCTAAATTACAAGCGGGCTTAATTTCAGATGTAACAGACATTGAAGGCGAAGGCGATGATGCTGTCTTTATCCGCCCAATCTTTTCTGGTAAAGCATTTGAGAAAGTAAAACTTAAAGGCGGACTTACTTTTATTACAGTTCGTTCAAACAATATTGCGCCACTTGAAAGAGAAGAACGTTCAGGTGATGTAAGTTCTTTATCTGTTGATATCACGAACTTACGTACCATCATTAAAAATGTTGTTCGCAAATCAACTGAAGGTGTCGATCTCTCAGAAGCGAAAGTGATCGTTGCTGGAGGCCGTGGTGTCAAAAGTACAGAAGGATTCGAACCATTACAAGAATTGGCGAACCTTCTCGGCGGAGCTGTAGGCGCATCACGTGGAGCGTGTGACGCAGATTATTGCGATTACTCACTCCAAATTGGGCAAACAGGTAAAGTGGTAACACCTGATCTTTATATCGCAGCTGGTATTTCTGGAGCCATTCAACATATGGCAGGTATGTCCAACTCGAAAGTCATCGTAGCGATCAACAAAGATCCAGAAGCAAACATCTTCAAAGTAGCAGATTACGGGATCGTTGGAGACTTGTTCGAAGTCATTCCAATGCTGACAGAAGAATTTAAAAAAATTATGTAA
- a CDS encoding aspartate kinase — MKTIVMKFGGTSVATPEKIIEVAKRAIREKEQGKRVIIVVSAMGKTTDTLLGLAAAISQEPSKREMDMLLATGEQVTISLLAMAFKKLGYKALSFTGWQAGIATESVPRNARIEHIHTERLERVLEKGYFCVVAGFQGVDKMGNITTLGRGGSDTTAVALAAALNAEKCEIYTDVNGVYTADPRCVTGARKLQQISYDEMLELANLGAGVLHPRAVEFAKNNKVPLSVRASYSDEPGTIIQEVITVEKNLIVRGIAFESGVARVTVTYKKPFNGSLANIFNTLAENQIDVDIIVQSISDEFPPSVSFSISQDKLKETRSALTEVHEKMGFLSINIEENLAKVSIVGSGMVSNPGVAARMFDSLRGEEIPVKMVSTSEIKISVVVPQSNMEQAANALHKVYDLAEVQFSKEIVVSATD; from the coding sequence ATGAAAACAATCGTTATGAAATTTGGCGGAACATCCGTCGCAACTCCTGAAAAAATTATAGAAGTTGCGAAAAGAGCAATCCGTGAAAAAGAGCAAGGCAAGCGTGTAATCATTGTCGTATCTGCAATGGGCAAAACAACGGACACATTGCTTGGACTTGCAGCAGCCATCTCACAAGAGCCCTCTAAACGTGAAATGGATATGTTGCTCGCTACAGGTGAACAAGTCACAATTTCTTTACTAGCCATGGCTTTTAAAAAGCTAGGATACAAAGCGTTGTCTTTTACTGGCTGGCAAGCAGGAATTGCAACAGAGTCAGTGCCACGCAATGCGCGGATTGAACATATTCACACAGAACGTCTTGAACGTGTGTTAGAAAAAGGGTATTTTTGTGTTGTGGCTGGATTTCAAGGTGTTGATAAAATGGGTAACATTACAACACTAGGTAGAGGAGGATCCGATACAACAGCTGTCGCACTTGCAGCAGCATTAAATGCAGAAAAATGTGAAATATATACAGATGTCAACGGCGTTTACACAGCTGATCCGAGATGTGTGACCGGTGCACGGAAACTACAACAAATTTCTTATGACGAAATGTTAGAGCTCGCGAACTTAGGAGCAGGTGTTTTACATCCAAGAGCTGTTGAATTTGCTAAAAACAATAAAGTACCGTTATCGGTCAGAGCCAGTTATTCTGACGAGCCTGGCACAATCATACAAGAGGTGATCACTGTGGAGAAAAACTTAATCGTCCGTGGCATAGCATTTGAATCCGGAGTTGCACGAGTGACCGTTACATATAAAAAGCCTTTTAACGGATCATTGGCCAATATATTCAATACACTTGCTGAAAACCAAATTGATGTAGACATTATTGTTCAAAGTATTAGCGACGAATTTCCACCATCTGTTTCTTTTTCAATAAGCCAAGACAAGTTAAAAGAAACTCGAAGCGCATTAACAGAGGTACATGAAAAAATGGGTTTTTTATCAATCAATATAGAAGAGAATTTGGCGAAGGTATCAATTGTTGGTTCCGGAATGGTATCCAATCCAGGAGTTGCCGCGCGGATGTTCGATAGTTTAAGAGGGGAAGAAATCCCGGTTAAAATGGTCAGTACGTCTGAAATTAAAATTTCAGTTGTTGTGCCCCAGTCGAATATGGAACAAGCTGCAAATGCTTTGCATAAAGTATACGATTTAGCTGAAGTCCAGTTTTCTAAAGAAATAGTCGTTTCTGCCACAGACTGA
- a CDS encoding electron transfer flavoprotein subunit beta/FixA family protein: protein MNIYVLVKRTFDTEEKIVISGGQIQEDGAEFIINPYDEYAIEEAITVRDAHGGEVTVITIGNEEAEKQLRTALAMGADKAVLINTEDDVEEMDQFTSAYILAEYLKDKEADLILAGNVAIDGGSGQVGPRVADLLGINYVTTITSLSIEGETVTIVRDIEGDAEELETSLPLLVTAQQGLNEPRYPSLPGIMKAKKKPLEELELDDLDIEEEDVEAKTETIEIYLPEKKAAGRILEGDLSNQVTELVGLLRNEAKVI from the coding sequence ATGAACATTTATGTATTAGTAAAACGTACGTTTGACACAGAAGAAAAAATCGTAATTTCTGGTGGGCAAATCCAGGAAGACGGAGCAGAATTTATCATTAATCCTTACGATGAATACGCAATTGAAGAAGCTATCACAGTCCGCGATGCACATGGCGGCGAAGTAACAGTTATTACAATCGGTAATGAAGAAGCAGAAAAACAGCTTCGCACAGCACTTGCAATGGGTGCAGACAAAGCCGTATTGATTAATACTGAAGATGATGTTGAAGAAATGGACCAGTTTACTTCTGCATACATACTAGCTGAATATTTGAAAGACAAAGAAGCAGATTTGATTTTGGCTGGTAACGTTGCAATTGATGGTGGATCTGGACAAGTTGGACCGCGTGTGGCTGACTTGCTTGGGATCAACTACGTAACAACAATTACAAGCTTGAGCATCGAAGGCGAAACAGTTACCATCGTTCGCGACATCGAAGGAGATGCGGAAGAATTAGAAACATCGTTACCGCTTCTTGTAACAGCTCAACAAGGCTTAAACGAACCGCGCTATCCATCACTTCCAGGAATTATGAAAGCGAAGAAAAAACCGCTTGAAGAATTGGAATTGGATGATTTAGATATCGAAGAAGAAGACGTAGAAGCGAAAACAGAAACAATCGAAATCTACTTGCCAGAGAAAAAAGCAGCTGGTCGCATTCTTGAAGGTGATCTATCGAACCAAGTAACAGAACTTGTCGGCTTGCTACGCAATGAAGCAAAAGTAATTTAA
- a CDS encoding succinate dehydrogenase cytochrome b558 subunit — MDNNREFLMRRLHSLLGIIPIGLFLTQHLIVNHFATQGEEAFNKASYFLANLPFVIFLEIFVIYLPIMYHAFYGLYIAFTAKNNPGHYSYLRNILFVAQRYTGVFLVVFIAWHVFETRFQVAIGAAAEADFNMMANILDNPWMMAFYIAGVLTATFHLANGLWSFLVTWGITQSASAQRYTTYFTLLVFVVLSIIGIRALFAFV, encoded by the coding sequence TTGGATAACAATCGTGAATTTTTAATGCGCAGGCTGCACTCATTGTTAGGAATTATTCCTATCGGCTTATTCTTAACGCAGCACTTAATCGTTAACCATTTTGCAACACAGGGTGAAGAAGCGTTTAACAAGGCATCTTATTTTTTGGCAAATCTTCCATTCGTTATTTTCCTGGAGATCTTCGTTATTTACCTGCCGATCATGTATCACGCTTTCTATGGTCTATACATAGCGTTTACTGCGAAGAACAATCCTGGACATTATAGCTACTTGCGTAATATTTTATTTGTCGCACAACGCTATACAGGGGTCTTCCTAGTAGTCTTTATCGCTTGGCACGTCTTTGAAACAAGATTCCAAGTCGCGATCGGAGCAGCTGCTGAAGCTGATTTTAACATGATGGCCAACATCTTAGATAATCCGTGGATGATGGCATTTTACATCGCCGGTGTTTTAACAGCAACGTTCCACTTAGCAAACGGACTTTGGTCTTTCCTAGTTACGTGGGGAATTACACAATCCGCATCAGCACAGCGATATACAACTTATTTCACGCTTCTAGTATTTGTTGTATTATCAATCATTGGTATCAGAGCATTGTTTGCATTCGTTTAA
- the trxA gene encoding thioredoxin, with the protein MAIVHGTDQNFSEEVAEGLVLVDFWATWCGPCKMIAPVLEELDAEMSDKVKIVKVDVDQNQETAGNYGIMSIPTLLLLKDGETVDKVVGFRPKEALAELVEKHA; encoded by the coding sequence ATGGCAATCGTACACGGCACAGATCAGAACTTTTCAGAAGAAGTAGCAGAAGGACTCGTTTTAGTAGATTTTTGGGCAACTTGGTGTGGACCATGTAAAATGATCGCTCCAGTACTAGAAGAGTTAGATGCTGAAATGAGCGATAAAGTTAAAATTGTAAAAGTGGATGTAGACCAAAACCAGGAAACTGCTGGAAACTACGGCATTATGTCAATTCCAACATTGTTATTGTTGAAAGACGGAGAAACAGTTGATAAAGTAGTTGGTTTCCGACCAAAAGAAGCATTAGCTGAATTGGTTGAAAAACACGCATAA
- the uvrC gene encoding excinuclease ABC subunit UvrC, with protein MANELIRHKLAILPDQPGCYLMKDRQNTIIYVGKAKVLKNRVRSYFTGSHDTKTQRLVNEIEDFEYIITSSDKEALILELNLIKKYDPKYNIMLKDDKTYPYLKITGERHPKLITTRQVKKDKGKYFGPYPNAYAAAETKKLLDRLYPLRKCHTMPDRVCLYYHLGQCLAPCVKPVEKETYQEMIDGITKFLNGGFREVKVQLVEKMSEAAEKLEFERAKEYRDQINMIETVMEKQKMAMNDFTNRDVFAYAVDKGWMCVQVFFVRQGKLIERDVSLFPLYRDPEEEFLTYLGQFYEKANHVKPSEILIPEADDPEMLKEWLGIRVLVPQRGKKKELVALAKKNAEVAIKEKFQLLERQEERTIGACVDLGEAMNIETPLRIEAFDNSHIQGADAVSAMITFIDGKPSKKDYRKYKTRNASKPDDYAAMREVIRRRYSRVLKDGLPLPDLIVIDGGKGQMESAREILEDELGLSIPIAGLAKDAKHQTSQLLYGSPIEIVPLKRTSEAFYLLQRIQDEVHRFVITFHRQLRGKNSIQSALDGLEGVGPKRKQQLLKHFGSVKKIKEASVEEMKEAGMPEAIAQSIEKHFAEETLPSES; from the coding sequence ATGGCAAATGAATTGATTCGACACAAATTGGCGATACTTCCTGATCAACCTGGCTGTTATCTGATGAAAGATCGGCAAAATACTATTATTTATGTCGGCAAGGCAAAAGTGTTAAAAAATCGTGTACGCTCTTATTTCACGGGTAGTCACGATACAAAAACACAACGATTGGTCAATGAGATCGAAGATTTTGAGTATATTATTACTTCTTCAGATAAAGAAGCATTGATTCTTGAATTGAATTTGATCAAGAAGTACGATCCTAAATACAATATTATGTTAAAAGACGATAAAACCTATCCTTACTTAAAAATTACAGGAGAGCGTCATCCAAAGCTAATCACCACAAGACAAGTAAAAAAAGATAAAGGCAAATATTTTGGACCTTATCCAAATGCTTACGCAGCAGCAGAAACAAAAAAACTACTCGACCGTTTGTACCCACTGCGGAAATGTCATACGATGCCTGACCGAGTATGTCTGTATTATCATTTAGGTCAATGTTTAGCACCGTGTGTTAAACCGGTTGAAAAAGAAACCTATCAAGAAATGATCGATGGCATTACGAAGTTTCTAAATGGTGGATTTCGTGAAGTAAAAGTACAGTTGGTTGAAAAAATGTCAGAAGCGGCTGAAAAACTGGAATTTGAACGCGCAAAAGAATATCGTGACCAAATTAATATGATTGAAACTGTCATGGAAAAACAAAAAATGGCGATGAACGATTTTACCAATCGCGATGTTTTTGCTTATGCTGTGGACAAAGGCTGGATGTGCGTGCAAGTCTTTTTTGTCAGACAAGGCAAATTGATAGAGCGAGACGTATCGCTGTTTCCACTTTATCGTGATCCAGAAGAAGAGTTTTTGACTTATCTCGGTCAGTTTTATGAAAAAGCCAATCACGTCAAACCGAGTGAAATTCTAATTCCTGAAGCAGATGATCCTGAAATGTTAAAAGAATGGCTTGGCATTCGCGTACTCGTTCCGCAACGCGGTAAGAAAAAAGAATTAGTGGCTCTTGCCAAGAAAAATGCGGAAGTAGCCATTAAAGAAAAATTCCAATTGTTAGAACGACAAGAAGAACGAACCATTGGTGCTTGTGTGGATTTAGGAGAGGCGATGAACATCGAAACGCCTTTGCGAATTGAAGCATTTGATAACTCGCATATTCAAGGTGCAGATGCAGTTTCTGCGATGATTACGTTTATTGACGGGAAACCGTCTAAAAAAGATTACCGCAAATACAAAACACGCAATGCGTCAAAGCCCGATGATTATGCGGCGATGCGAGAAGTGATTCGTCGCCGGTATTCACGCGTATTAAAAGATGGATTGCCATTGCCTGATTTGATCGTCATCGATGGTGGAAAAGGACAAATGGAATCAGCACGTGAAATTTTAGAAGATGAGCTCGGCTTATCGATTCCAATTGCAGGTCTTGCAAAAGACGCGAAGCACCAAACTTCCCAGTTACTGTACGGTTCACCAATTGAAATTGTGCCACTTAAACGAACGAGTGAAGCGTTTTATTTATTGCAGCGCATTCAAGACGAAGTCCATCGTTTTGTAATTACGTTTCATCGACAGTTACGTGGCAAAAACTCTATTCAATCAGCACTTGATGGTTTAGAAGGAGTGGGTCCAAAACGAAAACAGCAATTGCTGAAACATTTTGGATCAGTTAAAAAAATCAAAGAAGCATCCGTAGAAGAAATGAAAGAAGCAGGAATGCCTGAAGCAATTGCGCAATCGATCGAAAAGCACTTTGCTGAAGAGACGTTGCCAAGCGAATCGTAA